The Malus domestica chromosome 08, GDT2T_hap1 genomic interval ATAAAGGATGGTGTAAACTGTCTTTCAAATTCATTCAAGTTCATGACTACCAAGAGGTTTTACCAAAATCACAACAAATGAAGTTCCCTGAAAAGCCAGAATTCACTTGCTTTTCTTCGGTTCTTTTGCATACTCGTTGATGAGTCCGTCTACTTCCTTCCAGAAAAGGCCTTCCACCAACACTCCATCCTTGGTAAACCtgaaacagaaaaacaaaagtagAGCAGAAAATATTAGTGCAACTTGAAACTCCAAGAAGCAATATGAACACACGTGTGAGCACTTATGCGCAGACATGAAAGAGAGAGgcggaggaagagagagaccaCTGAGTGACGCTCTTTGTGAATTCCACCGGTTTGTTTGCAGATATTGATTCTGGATCTGCACTGGCTACTGTAAGCGTGTACAAGTCAGAAAATCTTGGTAATTTGGAAGACACCACCAACCCGGTGCTAAAGGCCCCCTGCACAAATGCATTACTAATGAGAAATGGACAACACCACCAATTTTTATGTTAGGCAACAACACCATATTTCGATTTCTCCTTCGTGAATCAACTTAATGTGCATCCATTTCAGATGATATAATGAACTGCTAGCCCAAATTCCAAGTGATTATACAGAAGCTGTAAAACTGAAACTATTAACTTTCTTTGAGTTTCGCACTTGTTTAAGTTGAAATTAAACCGACTTGATAATCCTGATTTGCCAAACTGACCCCAACGtactgaaaatatttttggcacACATACTTGGCAGAATTGAAATTTCCAGCAACTATAGTACATAGTTACTAGCGAAGAAAACAATGACACCTCAGTTCAAAGTATCTGGATCTACAAACTAAACATGCAACGAGAAAAAACTCTCACATGCTTCCCTTAAAGGTTCATCTGCTATACTGAAGGAGAAATTAACTAATGAACCATGCTAGAGCAAAAACTCAacagtttgtattatttataacAAAACGTAAACAAGCCTTGTGACTTGAATTAAGCTTAAGACAGTCCATGCCATGGCAAAATTTGACAGATTTAAGACGGCATTGCTAATGACTTCAACTCTTCTTCCTCACATCCTGCGTAGTACTAAAATCTTATACAAAACATCTGCAGAACCCATCTccaccaagcatgaaactataGTTCACCGAGACATCAATAGACTATGTGGTGGTAATACTTAAAAACAATATACAAACATTAAACAACAAATATGAAAATGTTTActaagaaaaacataaataagctTACCGCAGGAGGATGAGTGAACAAGATTGCATTTTTCTCCTTCGTGTATGAGACCAGCTGCAATATCCCATTAACGATGACATACT includes:
- the LOC103440748 gene encoding signal peptidase complex subunit 2-like, whose protein sequence is MSETKAESKSKNPKKVNLSDQSSIKHLLDESVSEIVKSRGYVENTRLSNLKLLIGTVVIIIALFAQFYNKKFPENRDFLLGCIALYVIVNGILQLVSYTKEKNAILFTHPPAGAFSTGLVVSSKLPRFSDLYTLTVASADPESISANKPVEFTKSVTQWFTKDGVLVEGLFWKEVDGLINEYAKEPKKSK